The segment CCGACTGGATGAACCGCTTCGCACTCCACCTCCGGGCAGCGGTCCCTACCGGATAACCGCCTGGAAAGTCGGACAGTCTGTTACCTGGTCGCGCGTGAAGGATTACTGGGCGGCAAATCTGCCGGTGAATAAAGGTCGCTTCAATTTCGATACGATCCGCTACGACTATTATCTTGACGATAACGTTGCCTTTGAAGCCTTTAAGGCGGGCGCGTTCGATTTCCGCGCCGAGAGCTCGGCTAAAAGCTGGGCCACACAATATCGCGGCAGCAACTTTGACCACCATCTGATTATTAAGGATGAACAGCCCAACACCGCCGCCACGGATACCCGCTGGCTGGCCTTTAATGTGCAAAAGCCGCTGTTTAAGGATCGCCGCGTGCGCGAGGCCATTTCGCTGGTATTCGATTTCGAATGGATGAATAAGGCGCTGTTCTATAATGCGTACCGTCGAACCGACAGTTATTTCCAGAATACCGAATACGCCGCGCGGCATTATCCCGATGCAAAAGAGCTGGAGATCCTTGCGCCCTTTAAGGGAGAAATCCCCGATGAAGTATTCACGCAAATTTATCACCCTCCCCATACTGACGGTAGCGGGTATGACCGCGATAATCTTCTCAGGGCGCTGGCCCTGCTTAAACAGGCAGGCTGGGAGATAAAAAACCAGAAGCTAACCAATCAGCAGACGGGGAAGACATTCAGCTTTGAACTGCTGCTGCGCAGCGGGGAGAATAATCAGTGGGTACTCCCCTTCCAGCACGCGCTGTCACGGCTCGGTATCCAGCTTACCCTTCGCCAGGTCGACAGCTCACAGTATCTGGCCCGTGCGCGCAGTCGTGATTATGATATGCGCCCCATCAGCTACTTTGCTTTCCCCATCCCCGATCCCTCACTGCGGCTGGTCTGGGATTCGGCGTATCTCGCCTCCAGCTATAATGCCCCGGGCGTCGCCAGCCCGGTAGTTGATGCGCTGATAAAGCAGATCATTCAGCACCAGGGGGATAAAAACGCGCTGCTGCCGCTGGCAAGATCGCTGGACCGCGTCCTGCTGTGGAATGATTACATGATCCCGATGTGGTATAACGCCCGCGATCGCTATGCCTGGTGGAATAAGTTCTCAATGCCGGCGATCCGCCCTGCCTGGTCACTGGGCTTTGACAGCTGGTGGTATGATGTCAACAAAGCCGCGCAGCTGCCGGCACAGCGTCGTTAAGGAGCAAAGAGTGGGTGCCTATCTGCTACGCCGGCTGCTGCTGGTCATCCCCACGCTGTGGGCGATTATTACCATCAACTTTTTTATTGTGCAGATTGCACCCGGTGGTCCGGTTGACCAGGCGCTGGCCAATATCGAGTTCGGTCAGAGCACCGGACTACCAGGCGGGGGCGGTGCTTCCGACAGCCATGCGCGCGGCACGCCGAATTCGATGCCCGGCGACAGCCAGTATCGCGGTTCCCGGGGACTGGACCCGGAAGTGATCGCCGAAATAACCCGCCGCTACGGCTTCGATAAGCCCCTGTATCAGCGCTATTTCGACATGCTGTGGCACTACGCGCGCTTTGACTTTGGCGACAGCCTGTTTCGCAGCAGTTCGGTTATTCAGCTCATTAAACAGAGCCTGCCCGTTTCGGTGACGCTGGGGCTGTGGAGCACGCTGATTATCTATCTGGTTTCTATCCCGCTCGGCATCAACAAGGCGGTACGTAACGGTAGCGCCTTCGATACCTGGAGCAGTACGCTGATCATTGCGGGCTATGCTATCCCGTCATTTCTGTTTGGCATCGTGATGATTGTGCTGTTCGCGGGCGGCAGCTACCTGGACTGGTTTCCCCTGCGCGGGCTGGTTTCTGCCCGGTTCGACGCGCTCCCCTGGTATGGTAAAATTACCGATTATCTGTGGCACATTACGCTGCCGGTACTTGCCACCGTTATCGGCGGCTTTGCCACCCTGACGATGCTCACCAAAAATGCTTTTACCGATGAAATTCGTAAACAGTATGTGGTAACCGCCAGAGCGAAGGGGCTGGATGAGAAAAAAATCCTTTATCGTCACGTCTTTCGCAACGCCATGCTGCTGGTTATCGCCGGGTTTCCCGCCACCTTTATCAGCATGTTTTTTACCGGATCGCTGCTGATTGAAGTGATGTTCTCCCTCAATGGACTCGGCCTGCTGGGCTATGAAGCGACCCTGCAGCGTGACTATCCGGTGATGTTTGGCACGCTCTACATCTTTACGCTGATCGGCCTGCTGTTGAATATCCTTAGCGATATCACCTATACGCTGGTTGATCCACGCATTGATTTTGAGGGGCGCTAATGAAAAGGTTGAACCCGGTTAATCAGGCACGCTGGGCGCGTTTTTGCCATAACCGACGCGGTTACTGGTCGCTGTGGATTTTCATCGCGCTGTTTATCCTCTGCCTGGGCGCTAACCTGCTGGCAAACGATAAGCCGCTGATTGTCCGCTACCAGCAGCAGACTTATTTTCCCCTGCTGGTGAATTATACCGAAGCCGATTTTGGCGGCCCGCTGGCAACCGCGGCGGATTATCAGGATCCCTGGCTTAAGTCGCGCCTGAGCCAGCACGGCTGGGCCGTTTGGGCGCCGATCCGTTTTGGTGATAACACCATCAACTTCGCCACCCGCGTCCCTTTCCCCTCGCCCCCCTCCGCGCAGAACTGGCTGGGCACCGACGCCAACGGCGGGGATGTGCTGGCAAGGATCCTCTATGGCACACGCATTTCCCTGCTGTTTGGCCTGACGCTGACGCTTATCTCCAGCGTGATGGGCATCACCGCAGGCGCGCTACAGGGGTACTACGGCGGAAGAGTGGATTTATGGGGCCAGCGCTTTATTGAAGTCTGGTCCGGTATGCCCACGCTGTTTCTGATTATTTTGCTCTCCAGCATCATCCAGCCGGGATTCTGGTGGCTGCTGGGAATAACCGTGATGTTTGGCTGGATGCAGCTGGTCGGCGTGGTGCGCGCCGAATTCCTGCGCGCGCGCAATTTTGACTATATTCGTGCAGCGCAGGCGCTGGGCGTCAGCGACCGGCACATTATGTCACGCCATATGCTACCGAATGCCATGGTCGCGACGCTCACCTGGCTGCCGTTTATTCTGTGCGGATCGATAACCACGCTGACCTCGCTCGACTTTCTCGGCTTTGGCCTGCCGCTGGGCTCTCCCTCGCTGGGGGAGCTGCTCCTGCAGGGGAAAAACAATCTTCAGGCCCCGTGGCTGGGGATTGCGGCCTTCTTCTCGCTGGCGATCCTGCTGTCGCTGCTTATTTTTATCGGCGAGGCGGTTCGTGACGCCTTCGACCCCAGTAAGGTGCACTGAGTATGTCCCTGCTTATTGTGAAAGACTTAAGCATCGCCTTCCGCGCCTCCGGGGTCGAAAGGCGGGTGGTGGACAGCCTGTCGCTCTCCGTGGAGGCGGGTGAAACGCGCGCCCTGGTGGGCGAGTCCGGCTCGGGAAAAAGCGTCACCGCCCTGTCAATTATGCGCCTGCTCCCGTCACCGCCGGTGGTTTATCAGCAGGGTGACATACACTTTGCCGGACAGAACGTACTGACCGCCGACGAGCGCACGCTACGCGGCCTGCGCGGCAACCGCATGGCAATGATTTTTCAGGAGCCGATGGTGTCGCTCAACCCGCTGCACACCGTCGAAAAGCAGCTGTATGAGGTACTTTCGCTGCATCGCGCGATGCGCAGAGAGGCGGCGCGTGCCGAAATGCTGACCTGCCTGGATCGCGTAGGCATTCGCGACGCCGCCCGGCGGC is part of the Erwinia sp. HDF1-3R genome and harbors:
- a CDS encoding microcin C ABC transporter permease — encoded protein: MKRLNPVNQARWARFCHNRRGYWSLWIFIALFILCLGANLLANDKPLIVRYQQQTYFPLLVNYTEADFGGPLATAADYQDPWLKSRLSQHGWAVWAPIRFGDNTINFATRVPFPSPPSAQNWLGTDANGGDVLARILYGTRISLLFGLTLTLISSVMGITAGALQGYYGGRVDLWGQRFIEVWSGMPTLFLIILLSSIIQPGFWWLLGITVMFGWMQLVGVVRAEFLRARNFDYIRAAQALGVSDRHIMSRHMLPNAMVATLTWLPFILCGSITTLTSLDFLGFGLPLGSPSLGELLLQGKNNLQAPWLGIAAFFSLAILLSLLIFIGEAVRDAFDPSKVH
- a CDS encoding microcin C ABC transporter permease YejB, whose amino-acid sequence is MGAYLLRRLLLVIPTLWAIITINFFIVQIAPGGPVDQALANIEFGQSTGLPGGGGASDSHARGTPNSMPGDSQYRGSRGLDPEVIAEITRRYGFDKPLYQRYFDMLWHYARFDFGDSLFRSSSVIQLIKQSLPVSVTLGLWSTLIIYLVSIPLGINKAVRNGSAFDTWSSTLIIAGYAIPSFLFGIVMIVLFAGGSYLDWFPLRGLVSARFDALPWYGKITDYLWHITLPVLATVIGGFATLTMLTKNAFTDEIRKQYVVTARAKGLDEKKILYRHVFRNAMLLVIAGFPATFISMFFTGSLLIEVMFSLNGLGLLGYEATLQRDYPVMFGTLYIFTLIGLLLNILSDITYTLVDPRIDFEGR
- a CDS encoding extracellular solute-binding protein translates to MILRFAFILFSCMVTTAQAENINESYAFAQLGEPKYAVDFSHYDYANPAAPRGGNITLSAVGTYDNFNRFASRGNPAAGTDTLYDRLFTSSEDEAASYYPLIAEFARYPDDYRWVEVSLNPLARFQDGSPITARDVAFTFNKFMTEGVPQFRVANKGVTARAISALTVRFDLPVGDKDRVLSLLSLPVFPEKFWQHHRLDEPLRTPPPGSGPYRITAWKVGQSVTWSRVKDYWAANLPVNKGRFNFDTIRYDYYLDDNVAFEAFKAGAFDFRAESSAKSWATQYRGSNFDHHLIIKDEQPNTAATDTRWLAFNVQKPLFKDRRVREAISLVFDFEWMNKALFYNAYRRTDSYFQNTEYAARHYPDAKELEILAPFKGEIPDEVFTQIYHPPHTDGSGYDRDNLLRALALLKQAGWEIKNQKLTNQQTGKTFSFELLLRSGENNQWVLPFQHALSRLGIQLTLRQVDSSQYLARARSRDYDMRPISYFAFPIPDPSLRLVWDSAYLASSYNAPGVASPVVDALIKQIIQHQGDKNALLPLARSLDRVLLWNDYMIPMWYNARDRYAWWNKFSMPAIRPAWSLGFDSWWYDVNKAAQLPAQRR